One stretch of Mastomys coucha isolate ucsf_1 unplaced genomic scaffold, UCSF_Mcou_1 pScaffold12, whole genome shotgun sequence DNA includes these proteins:
- the Cfap298 gene encoding cilia- and flagella-associated protein 298 encodes MVVLHVKRGDESQFLLQAPGSTELEELTAQVARVYNGRLKVHRLCTEMEELAEHGVFLPPNMQGLTDEQIQELKLKDEWGEKCVPSGGSVFMKDDIGRRNGQAPNEKMKEVLKKTVEEAKAIVSKKQVEAGVFVTMDMVKDALDQLRGAVMIVYPMGLPPYDPIRMEFENKEDLSGTQAALEVIQESEAQLWWAAKELRRTKKLSDYVGKNEKTKIIVKIQQRGQGAPAREPIISSEEHKQLMLFYHRRQEELKRLEENDDDSCLNSPWADNTALKRHFHGVKDIKWRPR; translated from the exons ATGGTGGTGCTGCACGTGAAGAGAGGCGACGAGAGCCAGTTCTTGCTGCAGGCGCCCGGGAGCACGGAGCTGGAAGAGCTCACGGCACAGGTGGCCCGCGTCTACAACGGGCGGCTGAAGGTGCACCGGCTCTGCACAG AGATGGAAGAGCTGGCAGAGCATGGTGTGTTTCTGCCCCCTAATATGCAAGGGCTGACTGATGAGCAGATCCAAGAGCTGAAACTAAAGGATGAATGGGGGGAGAAATGCGTGCCCAGCGGGGGCTCTGTTTTTATGAAGGACGACATTGGACGAAGGAATGGGCAAG ctccaaatgagaaaatgaaggagGTTTTAAAGAAGACAGTAGAAGAAGCCAAAGCAATAGTGTCTAAG AAACAAGTGGAAGCTGGAGTCTTTGTTACCATGGATATGGTGAAAGATGCCTTGGACCAGCTTCGAGGTGCAGTAATGATTGTTTATCCCATGGGGCTACCACCATATGATCCTATCcggatggaatttgaaaataaagaagattTGTCAGGAACTCAG GCAGCACTTGAAGTaattcaggagtcagaggcacaGCTGTGGTGGGCTGCCAAGGAGCTGAGAAGAACAAAGAAGCTTTCTGACTATGTGGggaaaaatgagaaaaccaaaatCATTGTCAAGATTCAGCAG AGAGGGCAGGGCGCACCCGCCCGGGAGCCCATCATCAGCAGTGAGGAGCACAAGCAATTGATGCTGTTCTACCACAGAAGACAGGAGGAGCTCAAG AGACTGGAAGAGAACGATGATGACTCTTGTCTGAACTCCCCATGGGCTGACAACACGGCTTTGAAAAGGCATTTTCATGGGGTAAAAGACATAAAGTGGCGGCCCAGGTGA